One stretch of Arachis hypogaea cultivar Tifrunner chromosome 20, arahy.Tifrunner.gnm2.J5K5, whole genome shotgun sequence DNA includes these proteins:
- the LOC112782568 gene encoding uncharacterized protein isoform X2, with protein sequence MFSVITSDGSLQQIELSYGQSGYTFPNYTSYHRKNLCSNIFCFDRHHELNFLVAVHKNSGTTIQIVNLERRLRLAEGHIEAGRLLAFYQVPKAIKLFCGG encoded by the exons AT GTTCTCTGTCATTACATCTGATGGTTCACTTCAACAAATTGAGCTCAGTTATGGACAAAGTGGATATACCTTTCCCAATTATACTTCTTATCACAGGAAAAATCTCTGCAGCAATATTTTCTGCTTTGACCGTCATCATGAACTTAACTTTTTGGTGGCTGTTCACAAGAACTCTG GTACTACAATTCAAATAGTGAACCTTGAGAGAAGACTTAGACTTGCTGAAGGTCATATTGAAGCTGGGAGACTTTTGGCATTCTACCAG GTCCCAAAAGCCATTAAACTTTTTTGTGGAGGCTGA
- the LOC112782568 gene encoding MAG2-interacting protein 2 isoform X1, protein MDDFSGQLDNCLSFLEFALHKGLSELQQFHQDVLYLYQIIYSDDSDGETSSNMSLAKWGELSDYDKFKFMLKGVKEENVNERLRNRAIPFMHGKLHMVSLSGDISLLDSANQNIEKSFLVRWLTETALVNNLNICLVVIEEGCRNFQSTTIQIVNLERRLRLAEGHIEAGRLLAFYQVPKAIKLFCGG, encoded by the exons ATGGATGATTTCAGTGGGCAGCTGGATAATTGTTTAAGCTTTCTTGAGTTTGCTCTTCACAAAGGTTTATCTGAGTTGCAGCAATTCCATCAGGATGTCCTATACTTGTATCAAATTATTTATTCTGATGACAGTGATGGCGAAACAAGCTCCAATATGAGTCTTGCCAAGTGGGGAGAGTTGTCGGACtatgataaatttaaatttatgctTAAGGGAGTCAAAGAGGAGAATGTAAATGAAAGACTACGCAATAGAGCTATTCCTTTTATGCATGGAAAGCTTCACATGGTATCTCTAAGCGGAGATATTAGTCTTCTTGATTCTGCAAATCAAAATATAGAGAAATCATTTCTGGTGAGATGGTTGACAGAAACTGCTTTGGTGAATAATTTGAACATATGCTTGGTGGTTATTGAGGAAGGGTGCAGAAACTTCCAAA GTACTACAATTCAAATAGTGAACCTTGAGAGAAGACTTAGACTTGCTGAAGGTCATATTGAAGCTGGGAGACTTTTGGCATTCTACCAG GTCCCAAAAGCCATTAAACTTTTTTGTGGAGGCTGA